One region of Gemmatimonadaceae bacterium genomic DNA includes:
- a CDS encoding STAS domain-containing protein: MTDARAARRDTTFVPKLFSTLSGYTRAQLVHDLTAGVIVAVVALPLSIAFGIASGVTPDRGLVTAIVAGFLISALGGSRVQIGGPTGAFVVIVSGIVAKHGVDGLIVATMLAGALLVLMGAMKLGGVIKFVPQPVVIGFTSGIALIIFSGQVKDALGLTMASVPADFVPKWEAYAGAIGSVSPTAVAITASTLLILHFWPRISVKVPAPFVALVATTAVVSALQLPVETIGSRFGAVGGGLPAPHWPTVTFDTARALAGPAFTIALLAAIESLLSAVVADGMIGGRHRSNMELVAQGVANIASPLFGGIPATGAIARTATNVKSGGRTPIAGMTHAVVLLLITLFVGKLAARIPMATLAGILTMVAYHMSEWRNFLRQLKAPRSDVVVLLTTFLLTVVVDLTVALQVGMVLAAFLFMKRMAEVTNVQSITSQIDDGTEEDGDGSIRTRVVPRGVEVYEIDGPFFFGAAERFKEALGEVGRRPKVLVLRLRKVPAIDATGISLLHELLHRSRRQGTQLVLSGVQAQPRAALERAGLLDDIGASRVVGDIDEALGVAAMLAHQMPTPAHGSPTTTR, from the coding sequence ATGACTGACGCGCGGGCCGCGCGCCGCGACACGACCTTCGTCCCGAAGCTCTTCAGCACGCTCTCGGGTTACACGCGCGCGCAGCTTGTACACGACCTCACCGCCGGGGTCATCGTGGCGGTCGTGGCCCTGCCCCTCTCGATCGCCTTTGGCATTGCGAGTGGCGTCACCCCTGATCGGGGGCTCGTCACGGCCATCGTGGCCGGCTTCCTGATTTCCGCACTCGGCGGCTCGCGCGTGCAGATTGGCGGGCCCACCGGCGCGTTCGTCGTGATCGTCTCGGGGATCGTTGCCAAGCATGGTGTGGACGGGCTGATCGTGGCCACGATGCTCGCCGGCGCGTTGCTGGTGCTGATGGGCGCGATGAAGCTCGGCGGGGTGATCAAGTTCGTCCCGCAACCGGTGGTGATCGGGTTCACCAGCGGCATCGCGTTGATCATCTTCAGCGGCCAGGTGAAAGACGCGCTGGGCCTCACGATGGCCAGTGTACCGGCGGACTTCGTTCCCAAATGGGAAGCCTATGCGGGCGCCATCGGGAGCGTCTCGCCGACCGCCGTGGCGATCACCGCGAGTACGCTCCTGATCCTGCACTTCTGGCCCCGCATCTCCGTGAAGGTGCCGGCGCCGTTCGTCGCGCTCGTGGCCACAACGGCGGTGGTGAGCGCACTGCAGCTGCCGGTGGAAACGATTGGCTCGCGCTTTGGCGCCGTCGGCGGTGGGCTGCCCGCCCCGCATTGGCCGACCGTCACCTTCGACACGGCGCGTGCGCTTGCCGGCCCGGCGTTCACGATTGCCCTGCTGGCGGCGATCGAGTCGCTGCTGTCGGCGGTGGTGGCCGATGGCATGATCGGCGGGCGGCACCGCTCCAACATGGAGCTGGTGGCACAGGGCGTGGCGAACATCGCCTCGCCGCTCTTCGGGGGCATCCCGGCCACCGGAGCCATCGCGCGCACCGCGACCAACGTGAAGAGTGGCGGACGCACCCCCATTGCCGGCATGACGCACGCGGTGGTGCTGCTCCTCATCACGCTCTTCGTAGGCAAGCTCGCGGCCCGCATTCCGATGGCGACGCTCGCCGGCATCCTGACGATGGTGGCCTACCATATGTCGGAGTGGCGCAACTTCCTGCGCCAGCTCAAGGCGCCGCGGTCCGATGTCGTCGTGCTGCTCACGACGTTCCTGCTCACGGTGGTCGTCGATCTCACCGTGGCGCTGCAGGTGGGCATGGTGCTCGCCGCGTTCCTTTTCATGAAGCGCATGGCGGAAGTCACCAACGTGCAGTCGATCACCAGTCAGATCGACGACGGCACCGAGGAGGATGGCGACGGGTCCATCCGCACGCGCGTCGTCCCGCGTGGCGTCGAAGTCTACGAGATCGACGGGCCGTTCTTCTTTGGCGCGGCGGAGCGCTTCAAGGAGGCGCTGGGCGAAGTGGGCCGGCGCCCGAAGGTGCTGGTGCTGCGCCTGCGCAAAGTGCCGGCGATCGACGCGACCGGGATCTCCCTGTTGCACGAGCTCCTGCACCGGTCGCGTCGCCAGGGAACGCAGCTGGTGCTCTCCGGCGTGCAGGCGCAGCCCCGCGCCGCCCTCGAGCGGGCGGGGCTGCTGGACGACATCGGCGCGAGTCGCGTGGTGGGAGACATCGACGAAGCGCTCGGCGTGGCCGCGATGCTGGCGCACCAGATGCCCACACCAGCGCACGGCTCACCGACTACCACGCGATGA
- a CDS encoding outer membrane beta-barrel protein gives MRFPVRRFAVPRAVRASLGLALSLPVASLAAQPTAPTGRGSVGFHLQVSEPKGDFARNTDNGFGAGGYVLARMDRNSILNFRADLSFLNYASSRRRVPLSNTGGLIQLDLNTTSNIASVLVGPQLLGPTGVFTPYATALGGFSVFWTSSTVEGSNNDNTPFASTTNSSDAVWAYGGAAGAYIRLTKGRVPVRLDLGARFLRHDDVRYLNDQRVRDAFNNNATPIPVRGRADFVTYYLGANLIAW, from the coding sequence ATGCGCTTCCCTGTGCGCCGTTTCGCCGTCCCCCGCGCCGTTCGCGCGTCGCTCGGCCTTGCCCTCAGCCTCCCGGTGGCCTCGCTGGCGGCCCAGCCGACCGCCCCCACCGGCCGCGGCTCGGTCGGGTTCCACCTGCAGGTCTCTGAACCCAAGGGCGACTTCGCCCGGAATACCGACAACGGGTTCGGGGCCGGCGGCTACGTGCTGGCCCGGATGGACCGCAACAGCATTCTGAACTTCCGCGCGGATCTCTCGTTTCTGAACTACGCGTCCAGCCGCCGGCGCGTCCCGCTGTCGAACACGGGCGGATTGATCCAGCTCGATCTGAACACGACCAGCAACATCGCGTCGGTGCTCGTCGGCCCGCAGCTGCTCGGGCCCACGGGCGTCTTCACGCCCTACGCGACGGCACTGGGCGGCTTCTCGGTGTTCTGGACGTCCAGCACCGTCGAGGGGTCCAACAACGACAACACGCCGTTCGCGAGCACGACCAACTCGAGCGATGCCGTGTGGGCCTACGGGGGCGCGGCCGGCGCCTACATCCGTCTGACCAAGGGGCGTGTGCCGGTTCGGCTCGACCTGGGGGCGCGCTTTCTCCGCCATGACGATGTGCGCTACCTCAATGACCAGCGGGTGCGCGACGCTTTCAACAACAACGCGACGCCCATCCCCGTGCGTGGCCGGGCGGACTTCGTGACCTACTACCTCGGGGCGAACCTCATCGCGTGGTAG
- a CDS encoding ABC transporter ATP-binding protein/permease, whose protein sequence is MSAQASRVNQLVADGLGLEVDQARWRALARQVSPQDPLAGRLRSVGGAVDIGFLDRQLSAEDLRRAIAERQVPLVLLDEARDEAIVLTRAADARVQARLIAREGAEETLDGSPEALAAAIVRRVGTSPIPAMAPMGLRPAVAERGDHAPHAAIGADGHHGETHRTPLQRTFAMLERERREVLTIFFYATLAGALSLILPLAVGGIVQLVQGRLFLQPVVVLIAFVILGTIVAGVLQIGILKVVERIQQRVFARMALEFAFRVPRLKYASSLESNLPEQMNRLFEAVAIQKGVQKLLVDVPTALLTVAFSLILLTLYSPWFSIFAVVVVALLVLIIRVTGPEGLETSIAESKYKYKAVHWLEELARAFHAFKFAGDSTLPVERMDDVITGYLKYRRKHFAVLVKQTIALIGFKTFITAAVLILGATLVQTNRLLLGQFVAAEVVIVTVLAGVEKLISSLATVYDVLTSVDKAGHVADLPLEARGGLAPIHAAGVGIAVETKDLRYRYPNARQASVDGVSVRIAPGERVAIMGVDGSGRSTLLKLLGGLIDDYDGTIRFDGITLRDLDRPALRARIGQMLSWTDLFDGTVEENIAVGRAHITPLDVRQALDDLQLTDEIQQLPQGIQTELTNGGRTLPAHLANKLLVAQGIVGTPRLVVLDDFFQNLEAASRSLIIRLLTDRARPWTVIAVSHDPQLLAAFDRVLVVHDGKVVRDGSFATLRTDPVCQMLLHDDRAALVASFDRPSAGA, encoded by the coding sequence ATGTCGGCTCAGGCGTCCCGCGTCAATCAACTCGTTGCTGACGGACTTGGTCTCGAAGTCGACCAAGCGCGTTGGCGTGCTCTTGCCCGTCAGGTCTCGCCACAGGACCCCCTCGCCGGCCGCCTGCGCTCGGTGGGCGGTGCCGTGGACATCGGCTTCCTCGACCGGCAGCTCTCCGCGGAGGACCTCCGCCGCGCCATTGCCGAACGGCAGGTGCCGCTGGTGCTGCTCGACGAGGCGCGCGATGAAGCCATCGTGCTCACACGCGCCGCGGATGCGCGCGTGCAGGCTCGCCTGATCGCACGCGAAGGCGCCGAGGAAACGCTCGATGGGTCACCGGAGGCGTTGGCCGCGGCCATCGTCCGCCGCGTGGGCACATCGCCCATCCCGGCGATGGCCCCGATGGGGCTGCGCCCGGCGGTCGCCGAGCGCGGCGACCACGCCCCGCATGCCGCCATCGGCGCGGACGGGCATCATGGCGAAACGCATCGCACGCCGCTGCAGCGCACGTTTGCGATGCTCGAGCGTGAACGGCGCGAAGTCCTGACGATCTTCTTCTACGCCACGCTGGCCGGCGCCCTGAGCCTCATTCTGCCGCTCGCGGTCGGTGGCATCGTCCAGCTCGTGCAGGGCCGCCTCTTCCTGCAGCCGGTCGTCGTGCTGATCGCCTTCGTGATCCTGGGGACGATCGTGGCCGGCGTGCTGCAGATCGGCATTCTCAAGGTGGTGGAACGCATTCAGCAGCGCGTCTTCGCCCGCATGGCGCTCGAGTTCGCGTTCCGTGTCCCGCGCCTCAAGTACGCGTCGTCGCTGGAATCGAACCTGCCGGAGCAGATGAACCGGCTGTTCGAAGCGGTGGCGATCCAGAAGGGCGTGCAGAAGCTGCTGGTGGATGTGCCCACGGCGCTGCTGACCGTGGCGTTCAGCCTCATCCTGCTGACGCTGTACAGCCCGTGGTTCTCGATCTTTGCGGTGGTCGTGGTGGCGCTCCTCGTGCTGATCATCCGCGTGACTGGTCCGGAGGGGCTCGAGACGTCCATCGCCGAGTCCAAGTACAAGTACAAAGCCGTGCACTGGCTCGAGGAGCTGGCGCGCGCCTTTCACGCGTTCAAGTTCGCCGGCGATTCCACCCTGCCGGTGGAGCGCATGGACGATGTCATCACCGGCTACCTCAAGTACCGGCGCAAGCACTTCGCGGTCCTCGTCAAGCAGACGATCGCGCTGATCGGCTTCAAGACGTTCATCACCGCCGCCGTGCTCATTCTCGGCGCCACGCTCGTCCAGACCAACCGGTTGCTCCTCGGCCAGTTCGTCGCCGCCGAAGTCGTGATCGTGACCGTGCTGGCCGGCGTGGAAAAGCTGATCAGCAGCCTGGCGACGGTGTATGACGTGCTGACCTCGGTGGACAAGGCTGGCCATGTGGCCGACCTGCCGCTGGAAGCGCGTGGGGGCCTCGCCCCGATCCATGCCGCCGGTGTTGGCATCGCGGTGGAAACGAAGGATCTGCGCTATCGCTATCCGAACGCGCGGCAGGCGTCGGTGGACGGGGTCTCGGTGCGCATCGCGCCGGGCGAGCGCGTCGCCATCATGGGCGTGGACGGCTCCGGGCGCAGCACGCTGCTCAAGCTCCTGGGTGGGCTCATCGACGACTACGACGGCACCATCCGGTTTGATGGCATCACGCTGCGCGATCTCGACCGGCCCGCGCTGCGGGCGCGGATTGGGCAGATGCTGTCCTGGACGGATCTCTTCGACGGTACCGTGGAAGAGAACATCGCCGTGGGGCGCGCGCACATCACGCCACTCGACGTCCGTCAGGCGCTCGACGACCTCCAGCTCACCGACGAGATCCAACAGCTCCCGCAGGGCATCCAGACCGAACTCACGAACGGCGGGCGCACGCTGCCGGCGCATCTGGCCAACAAGCTGCTGGTGGCCCAGGGGATCGTGGGGACGCCGCGGCTCGTGGTGCTCGACGACTTCTTCCAGAATCTCGAGGCGGCGTCGCGCTCCCTGATCATTCGCCTGCTCACCGACCGGGCGCGGCCGTGGACGGTGATTGCGGTGTCGCACGACCCGCAGTTGCTGGCGGCCTTCGACCGCGTCCTGGTGGTCCACGACGGGAAGGTGGTGCGCGATGGCTCGTTCGCCACGCTGCGCACCGATCCCGTGTGCCAGATGTTGCTGCATGACGATCGCGCCGCTCTGGTCGCGTCGTTTGACCGTCCGTCTGCCGGAGCCTGA
- a CDS encoding HlyD family secretion protein, with product MATSDLDIERELKHLPLETTALLGEADTGRIVSRWLLGILLTLVVVLFLPWQQSVSGNGRVTALSPSDRPQQLQTRIDGRIEAWFVQEGQYVKKGDSIVRISEIKDDYLNPNVLPLTRLQQTAKEGAIAEKLNKAAALAVQITQLEQQRDFKLQQTAAKVQQYRAEVRQATLEDSVARDQLRRRERLFRDTLGLVSVNDLQTFQIRVQAAAAKLVEKQQMLAITETELASVPVEYGEKIAKARSDRAATLADVNESRSDVAKLRDKVGSLAMRNAFYVIEAPQDGYVVRATRAGQGEIVKAGEPIASVQPAHPRKAVELYVKPMDVALLKPGRHVRVFFDGWPALQISGWPQVAVGTFGATVEVIDQFPSTDGRFRVLLVQDTTRDEPWPAQLRLGTGVEGWAMLDNVTVGWEIWRQLNGFPLSIKASDALPGDAVAGDGVGKDGAKGGGKK from the coding sequence ATGGCCACGTCCGATCTCGATATCGAACGCGAGCTGAAGCACCTGCCCCTGGAAACGACCGCGCTGCTCGGCGAGGCCGACACCGGGCGCATCGTATCGCGTTGGCTCCTCGGTATTCTGCTCACGCTCGTCGTCGTCCTCTTCCTGCCCTGGCAGCAGAGCGTGAGTGGCAATGGCCGCGTCACGGCCCTGAGCCCGTCCGACCGCCCGCAGCAGCTGCAGACCCGCATCGACGGGCGCATCGAAGCGTGGTTCGTGCAGGAAGGTCAGTACGTGAAGAAGGGCGACTCCATCGTCCGGATCTCGGAAATCAAGGACGATTACCTGAACCCGAATGTGCTGCCGCTCACGCGGCTGCAGCAGACGGCCAAGGAAGGCGCCATCGCCGAGAAGCTGAACAAGGCCGCCGCGTTGGCGGTGCAGATCACGCAGCTCGAGCAGCAGCGAGACTTCAAGCTGCAGCAGACGGCGGCCAAGGTGCAGCAGTATCGCGCCGAGGTGAGGCAGGCGACGCTCGAGGACTCGGTGGCGCGGGATCAGCTGCGGCGCCGTGAGCGGCTCTTCCGCGACACGCTGGGGCTGGTCTCGGTGAACGACCTGCAGACGTTCCAGATCCGCGTGCAGGCGGCCGCCGCGAAGCTGGTGGAGAAGCAGCAGATGCTCGCCATCACCGAGACCGAGCTCGCGAGTGTGCCGGTGGAGTACGGTGAGAAGATTGCCAAGGCGCGTTCCGACCGGGCGGCCACGCTGGCCGACGTGAACGAAAGCCGGTCCGACGTGGCGAAGCTGCGCGACAAGGTGGGGTCGCTGGCGATGCGCAATGCGTTCTACGTCATCGAAGCGCCCCAGGATGGCTACGTCGTGCGCGCCACGCGGGCGGGTCAGGGTGAAATCGTAAAGGCCGGCGAGCCGATCGCGTCGGTGCAGCCGGCGCATCCGCGCAAGGCGGTGGAGCTGTACGTGAAGCCGATGGATGTGGCGCTGCTCAAGCCGGGGCGCCACGTACGCGTGTTCTTCGACGGTTGGCCGGCGCTGCAGATCTCCGGCTGGCCGCAGGTGGCCGTGGGCACCTTTGGTGCGACCGTCGAAGTCATCGACCAGTTCCCGAGCACGGACGGGCGCTTCCGGGTGTTGCTCGTACAGGACACCACCCGCGACGAACCATGGCCGGCGCAGCTGCGCCTCGGAACGGGCGTGGAAGGCTGGGCCATGCTCGACAACGTGACCGTGGGCTGGGAAATCTGGCGTCAGCTGAATGGCTTCCCGCTCTCCATCAAGGCGAGTGATGCCCTGCCGGGTGACGCGGTGGCCGGTGATGGCGTTGGCAAGGATGGCGCGAAGGGTGGAGGCAAGAAGTGA
- a CDS encoding TolC family protein, protein MTAWRSLAGAMLLLATAPSPVVAQGGGATGAGTASRTSALVGVTIDTSGTPFPFPAFVDVVLANHPVAQQARLVAQQARAELRQAWGAFDPKVMLAWDQKRFGGSEYYNYFDADVKIPLPIGADVTVSYDRSLGRYINPDRRTVGDGTLSAGISIPLGQRIITDERRTALAQAKAARDASDAERSALLNKLLFSASKDYGAWYESWRRRAIAQEGEALAEFRLRAVRGRVANGESAPIDTIEALLEWQRRQVTRYEAEAQFYVATLNVTAYLWNARGEAAPLPTNAKPVLDGLSGAAIDSTRLDGLLATATRRHPDLLKVQAKLQQANAERLLALQGILPFAEAKVAGLAQRGGDDAFFDRDRLSDNYKAALSVNTPLLFLKERGKFGATDAKQEFQQFERDRVRRDVEFDVRAAMFELSNLLRILERQVASVRNARLLRDAEQVRFENGESTLLVLNIRERLVLDEAAKLAALEGKIASARGALALATGDRELLLTGR, encoded by the coding sequence GTGACCGCCTGGCGCAGCCTTGCCGGTGCCATGCTGTTGCTGGCGACGGCACCGTCGCCGGTGGTCGCGCAGGGCGGCGGTGCCACCGGCGCGGGCACGGCGTCGCGCACCAGTGCGCTCGTGGGCGTCACGATCGACACCAGCGGCACGCCGTTCCCCTTCCCGGCGTTCGTGGATGTCGTGCTGGCCAACCATCCCGTCGCCCAGCAGGCGCGGCTGGTGGCGCAGCAGGCGCGTGCCGAATTGCGGCAGGCCTGGGGTGCTTTCGATCCGAAGGTGATGCTGGCGTGGGATCAGAAGCGCTTCGGCGGGTCGGAGTACTACAACTACTTCGATGCCGATGTGAAGATTCCGCTCCCCATTGGCGCCGACGTCACGGTGTCCTACGACCGCTCGCTTGGGCGCTACATCAATCCGGATCGGCGGACGGTTGGCGATGGCACGCTGTCGGCCGGGATTTCCATTCCTCTCGGCCAGCGCATCATCACCGACGAACGGCGCACCGCACTCGCGCAGGCCAAGGCGGCGCGCGACGCCAGCGACGCCGAGCGTAGCGCGCTGCTCAACAAGCTGCTCTTCAGTGCGTCCAAGGACTACGGGGCGTGGTACGAGTCCTGGCGGCGCCGGGCGATCGCACAAGAGGGCGAGGCGCTGGCGGAGTTCCGCCTGCGGGCGGTGCGCGGGCGCGTGGCGAACGGTGAGAGTGCGCCGATCGACACGATCGAAGCATTGCTTGAGTGGCAGCGCCGGCAGGTCACGCGTTACGAAGCCGAGGCGCAGTTCTACGTGGCCACGCTCAACGTGACGGCGTACCTGTGGAACGCGCGGGGTGAAGCGGCGCCATTGCCGACCAACGCGAAGCCTGTGCTCGACGGGCTCAGTGGGGCGGCGATCGATTCCACGCGCTTGGATGGTCTGCTGGCCACGGCTACCCGGCGGCACCCCGATCTGCTCAAGGTGCAGGCCAAGCTGCAGCAGGCGAATGCCGAACGGCTGCTGGCGTTGCAGGGGATCCTGCCGTTCGCGGAAGCGAAGGTGGCCGGACTGGCCCAGCGCGGCGGCGACGACGCGTTCTTCGATCGTGACCGCCTGTCGGACAACTACAAGGCGGCACTCTCGGTCAACACGCCCCTGCTCTTTCTCAAGGAGCGGGGAAAGTTTGGTGCGACCGATGCGAAGCAGGAGTTCCAGCAGTTCGAGCGCGACCGGGTGCGCCGGGATGTCGAGTTCGATGTCCGGGCGGCGATGTTCGAGCTGTCCAATCTGCTGCGCATCCTCGAACGGCAGGTAGCAAGCGTGCGCAACGCGCGGCTGCTGCGCGACGCCGAGCAGGTCCGGTTCGAGAACGGCGAAAGCACCCTGCTGGTGCTGAATATCCGCGAACGGCTGGTCCTCGACGAGGCGGCCAAACTGGCCGCGCTCGAAGGCAAGATCGCCTCGGCCCGAGGCGCGCTGGCCCTGGCCACCGGCGATCGGGAGCTGTTGCTGACTGGCCGCTGA
- a CDS encoding CPXCG motif-containing cysteine-rich protein, with translation MHDDDFLDDDALLDEEFPLGDGTADLAGVVQCPYCGEEVEISPDPGSGNEQQYVEDCQVCCRPWQVSVSYDEDGTAHVFVDASQDFDSDDD, from the coding sequence ATGCACGACGACGACTTTCTTGATGACGATGCACTCCTCGACGAGGAGTTTCCGCTGGGCGACGGCACAGCCGACCTGGCCGGTGTCGTGCAGTGCCCGTACTGCGGCGAAGAGGTGGAGATCAGCCCCGACCCGGGCTCCGGGAACGAGCAGCAGTACGTCGAGGACTGCCAGGTGTGCTGCCGCCCGTGGCAGGTGTCGGTGAGCTACGACGAAGACGGCACGGCGCACGTGTTCGTCGATGCCAGCCAGGATTTCGACAGCGACGATGACTGA
- a CDS encoding CHAD domain-containing protein, producing the protein MTELSVLPADEVRRLLPDACQRPAPEGARLVARHYLQQLLEARAGWAASLTPVADGPNGDPATVDRTALLHAARVALRRLRATLREHERVLDGVADRRTLRALRALSRATSAQRDRDVQLAWLDAQGDALTPAARVEARTLRTRLARAVGPNGQRVEAAFARSLDPIVDTLLARLDRYDLPHRVGHDPAPVTFARQLSTRLTRGVSRLRRDLAHVRSVADQDAMHAVRIRLKRQRALLAPFAKTRPALGAWFDCATRGQDVIGALRDAHLLAERARRAKLEVLARALDDVVLGHYVAFRHDWIDGMETTFSHAERAAAVLRAEGTPATAAGVPMEIERKYLLRSCPAEARAVAPDRIEQGWIPGTMLRERLRRRTAPDGTVQCWRTVKLGPAEARIEVEETTSRELFDAMWPLTASARVRKVRHVVPWGAHHWEIDVFLDRELVLAEVELASLDEPVVLPPWLAACVEREVTGDPAYFNAVLARPDPAAHA; encoded by the coding sequence ATGACTGAGCTGTCGGTGCTGCCGGCCGACGAGGTGCGCCGTCTCCTGCCCGACGCCTGTCAGCGTCCGGCGCCGGAGGGCGCCCGGCTGGTGGCCCGTCACTACCTCCAGCAGCTCCTGGAGGCGCGCGCCGGGTGGGCCGCGTCGCTCACCCCGGTCGCCGACGGGCCGAATGGCGATCCCGCCACCGTGGACCGCACCGCCCTGCTGCACGCGGCGCGCGTGGCACTGCGCCGCCTGCGCGCCACGCTCCGTGAGCATGAACGCGTGCTGGACGGCGTCGCCGACCGGCGGACGCTGCGGGCGCTCCGGGCACTGAGTCGTGCCACGAGTGCCCAACGGGATCGGGATGTGCAGCTGGCCTGGCTCGACGCGCAGGGCGATGCCCTGACGCCAGCGGCTCGGGTGGAGGCGCGCACCCTCCGCACCCGGTTGGCGCGCGCGGTGGGCCCCAATGGCCAGCGTGTGGAAGCGGCCTTTGCCCGATCGCTCGACCCGATTGTGGACACGCTCCTGGCGCGGCTGGACCGCTACGACCTGCCCCATCGCGTGGGGCATGATCCGGCGCCGGTGACCTTTGCGCGGCAGCTGTCCACGCGACTCACGCGTGGGGTGAGCCGGTTGCGACGCGATCTGGCCCATGTGCGCTCCGTGGCCGATCAGGACGCCATGCATGCGGTGCGCATTCGCCTCAAGCGCCAACGGGCGCTGCTGGCGCCGTTCGCCAAGACGCGTCCCGCGCTCGGCGCCTGGTTCGACTGCGCCACGCGCGGGCAGGATGTGATCGGGGCCCTGCGCGACGCGCATCTGCTCGCGGAACGCGCGCGCCGCGCCAAGCTCGAGGTGCTGGCGCGCGCACTCGATGATGTGGTGCTGGGTCACTACGTCGCGTTCCGGCACGATTGGATCGACGGCATGGAGACGACGTTCTCGCACGCCGAACGCGCGGCGGCGGTGTTGCGCGCCGAGGGGACGCCGGCGACCGCCGCGGGCGTTCCGATGGAGATCGAGCGGAAGTATCTGCTGCGGAGCTGTCCCGCCGAGGCGCGCGCCGTGGCGCCCGACCGCATCGAGCAGGGGTGGATTCCGGGCACGATGCTGCGCGAACGGCTCCGACGCCGGACGGCTCCCGACGGCACCGTGCAGTGCTGGCGGACGGTGAAGCTGGGCCCGGCCGAAGCGCGCATCGAGGTGGAAGAGACCACGAGCCGCGAGCTCTTTGACGCGATGTGGCCGCTCACCGCCAGCGCCCGTGTGCGCAAAGTGCGCCATGTGGTGCCGTGGGGCGCCCACCACTGGGAGATCGATGTGTTTCTCGATCGCGAACTCGTGCTCGCCGAGGTGGAGCTGGCGTCGCTCGATGAACCGGTCGTGCTCCCGCCCTGGCTGGCGGCGTGTGTCGAGCGGGAGGTCACCGGCGATCCCGCTTATTTCAACGCGGTGCTCGCCCGCCCCGATCCTGCGGCCCATGCGTGA
- a CDS encoding response regulator transcription factor: protein MRILVIEDDRLVADLMRQVLMDDGYAVDIAAEGASGKQLASETSYDAIVLDLELPDRNGLSVLQDLRREGSTTPIVVATAHDTTQDVVRALDAGADDYLQKPFANEVLAARVRAAIRRGGARSMERVQVGDLSLHRVNHEVQCQGKPVNLTARQYALLEFLAMRAGETVTRPILLEHVWHLQFDPGSNVVDVHVAQLRKRLRDAGSSVDIRTVRGEGYALEVT, encoded by the coding sequence ATGCGGATTCTCGTGATCGAAGACGATCGGCTGGTCGCCGATCTGATGCGACAGGTGCTCATGGACGACGGCTATGCCGTCGATATCGCGGCTGAGGGTGCCTCGGGCAAGCAGCTGGCCAGCGAGACGTCGTACGATGCCATCGTGCTCGATCTCGAGCTGCCCGATCGCAACGGCCTGAGTGTCCTGCAAGACCTGCGTCGCGAAGGCTCCACGACGCCCATCGTGGTGGCGACGGCGCACGATACCACGCAGGATGTGGTGCGCGCCCTCGATGCCGGCGCTGACGACTACCTCCAGAAGCCCTTCGCGAACGAAGTGCTCGCGGCGCGTGTGCGCGCGGCCATCCGTCGCGGTGGCGCCCGCTCGATGGAGCGCGTGCAGGTCGGCGACCTGAGCCTGCACCGCGTGAATCACGAAGTGCAGTGCCAGGGAAAGCCGGTGAACCTCACGGCGCGTCAGTACGCGCTGCTCGAATTCCTCGCCATGCGGGCCGGCGAAACGGTGACGCGTCCGATTCTGCTCGAGCACGTGTGGCACCTGCAGTTCGACCCGGGCTCGAACGTCGTGGACGTGCACGTGGCGCAGCTGCGCAAGCGACTGCGTGATGCCGGGAGCTCGGTGGATATCCGGACGGTGCGCGGGGAAGGCTACGCGCTTGAGGTGACCTGA
- a CDS encoding RidA family protein produces the protein MSDASPTAARHWTPVVLPDLPPPAGAYSPGVRTANLLFVSGQTPRNPATGQIVGETFEEQAKVTLENLERILRAGGATLADVVSVTVYLANEDDWGKFDAFYRTVFSPPYPTRAVVGAQLRGIQVEISAIAAIG, from the coding sequence ATGTCTGACGCGTCGCCGACGGCTGCTCGCCATTGGACCCCGGTGGTCCTCCCGGACCTTCCCCCGCCTGCGGGAGCCTACTCTCCGGGCGTACGCACCGCAAATCTGCTCTTCGTCTCCGGCCAGACGCCGCGCAATCCGGCCACCGGGCAGATCGTGGGCGAGACCTTCGAAGAGCAGGCCAAGGTCACCCTGGAGAACCTCGAGCGGATTCTGCGCGCCGGCGGCGCGACGCTCGCCGATGTGGTGAGTGTGACCGTCTATCTCGCCAATGAAGACGACTGGGGAAAGTTCGACGCGTTCTATCGCACGGTCTTTTCCCCGCCGTATCCCACGCGGGCCGTGGTCGGCGCGCAGCTGCGCGGCATTCAGGTGGAGATCTCGGCGATTGCCGCCATCGGCTGA